In the genome of Dioscorea cayenensis subsp. rotundata cultivar TDr96_F1 chromosome 1, TDr96_F1_v2_PseudoChromosome.rev07_lg8_w22 25.fasta, whole genome shotgun sequence, one region contains:
- the LOC120263622 gene encoding PTI1-like tyrosine-protein kinase At3g15890, translating to MLKYFCCSCGESRTNQSFNKSTSHPWEAYNLKELLHATNNFHDENKLGEGGFGTVYWGRNNKGVEIAVKRLKSMTAKAEMEFAVEVEILGRVRHKNLLALRGFYAGGDERLIVYDYMPNHSLVSHLHGKLASEVKLDWNRRMSVAIGAAEGLLYLHSEVSPHIIHRDIKASNVLLDSDFNAKVADFGFAKLVPDGMTHVTTKVKGTLGYLAPEYAMWGKASNSCDVYSFGILLLELVTGRKPIEKLPGGIKRDIVHWVTPMIENGRWSNIIDPRLGGKYDPMQLRNAVVLAIRCTNGDSESRPTMMEVVEFLRGGMKDVRKKEVVVMKNGLDDHEDYEDDYDIGVSQTPDQQCAKSSYKLSR from the exons ATGCTGAAATATTTTTGTTGCAGTTGTGGTGAATCAAGAACAAACCAGAG TTTTAACAAGAGTACTTCACATCCATGGGAGGCATACAACTTGAAAGAACTCCTCCATGCAACAAACAACTTCCATGATGAAAACAAGCTTGGAGAAGGTGGCTTTGGTACTGTCTATTGGGGCCGAAACAATAAAGGCGTTGAG ATAGCGGTGAAACGGCTCAAGTCAATGACTGCAAAAGCGGAGATGGAGTTTGCAGTGGAAGTGGAGATTTTAGGAAGAGTGAGACATAAAAATTTACTAGCTCTCCGGGGTTTTTATGCCGGTGGAGATGAAAGACTCATTGTCTATGATTACATGCCTAATCATAGTCTTGTCTCTCATCTCCATGGTAAACTTGCCTCTGAAGTTAAATTAGATTGGAATCGAAGAATGAGTGTTGCTATTGGAGCAGCCGAAGGTCTATT GTATTTGCATAGTGAAGTGAGTCCTCATATAATACATAGAGACATAAAGGCGAGCAATGTGTTATTAGACTCAGACTTTAATGCTAAAGTTGCCGATTTTGGGTTTGCAAAACTAGTTCCGGATGGCATGACTCATGTGACCACAAAAGTGAAAGGAACACTTGGGTACTTGGCTCCGGAGTATGCAATGTGGGGGAAAGCATCAAATAGTTGCGATGTTTATAGTTTCGGAATACTACTTCTAGAATTAGTAACCGGTCGGAAACCGATCGAGAAACTTCCCGGTGGTATAAAGCGGGATATTGTGCATTGGGTGACACCGATGATTGAAAATGGACGATGGAGTAATATCATTGATCCAAGATTAGGTGGAAAATATGATCCGATGCAATTGAGGAATGCGGTGGTTTTGGCGATACGGTGTACTAACGGTGATTCAGAGAGCCGACCGACGATGATGGAGGTGGTGGAGTTCCTTAGAGGTGGAATGAAGGATGTGAGGAAGAaggaggtggtggtgatgaAGAATGGATTGGATGATCATGAAGATTATGAAGATGATTATGATATAGGGGTGAGTCAAACACCTGATCAACAGTGTGCAAAGTCAAGCTATAAGTTATCAAGGTaa
- the LOC120261346 gene encoding UTP:RNA uridylyltransferase 1, whose amino-acid sequence MNNREQSSRVVRPHGPVERGRPLMERPAMVVKGRPPGPMYRAKGPVESININERSSGKYNVDGRQDVRMEKYSRSFPPSAEVLVSHAEASGVNRSHVGSRYNAENGVLLDSAARRSDSHTEEAHEDSSEGDVEESGVFEDEFGSNQDGKSGASGPEDALANQMVDALTLSDGAAGTSAVKQAKTSRGKDFRFDSFRGHHVSSFRMRLRRRLVECRYAIDKLVPHLLSIYQSLIPPEDEKAKQKQLLLSLEKLVNKQWPKAQLHIYGSCANSFGVSNSDIDICLAIDDADLSKSDILLKLADILQSDNLQNVQALTHARVPIVKLMDPISGISCDICVNNLLAVVNTKLLRDYAKIDDRLRQLAFIVKHWAKSRRVNETYRGTLSSYAYVLMCIYFLQQRKPAILPCLQQMEATYAITVDNTTCAFFDQVERLRDFGAHNKESIAYLLWAFFHYWAYCHDYTNDVISIRTGGIISKRLKDWTRRIGNDRHLICIEDPFEIEHDLGRVVDKFSIKILREEFERAADILQFDPNPCVTLFEPYIPPSLPQEQVHPELDE is encoded by the exons ATGAATAATCGAGAGCAGAGTTCGAGAGTGGTGAGGCCTCATGGCCCTGTTGAAAGGGGTCGCCCTCTCATGGAGAGGCCTGCAATGGTTGTGAAGGGAAGGCCACCGGGACCAATGTATAGAGCAAAAGGGCCTGTTGAATCAATCAATATCAACGAGAGGAGTAGTGGGAAGTATAATGTGGATGGTAGGCAGGATGTTCGAATGGAAAAGTATAGCCGGTCCTTCCCTCCCTCTGCGGAGGTTCTTGTTTCGCATGCAGAGGCTTCAGGAGTGAATAGAAGCCATGTTGGTTCTCGCTATAATGCAGAGAATGGTGTTTTGCTTGATTCGGCTGCCCGAAGAAGTGATAGTCATACTGAAGAAGCTCATGAGGATTCAAGTGAAGGAGATGTTGAGGAAAGTGGAGTTTTTGAAGATGAGTTTGGTTCTAATCAGGATGGTAAGAGTGGTGCCTCTGGGCCAGAGGATGCCTTAGCTAACCAAATGGTTGATGCTTTGACTCTCAGTGATGGTGCTGCTGGCACTAGTGCGGTGAAACAGGCAAAGACTTCCCGGGGCAAG GATTTCAGATTTGATTCTTTTAGAGGGCATCATGTATCTAGTTTCCGAATGAGGCTCCGACGGAGACTGGTGGAGTGTCGTTATGCCATAGATAAACTGGTACCCCATTTGTTGTCGATTTATCAATCTCTGATACCACCAGAAGATGAAAAAGCCAAGCAAAAACAATTATTGTTGTCACTGGAAAAATTAGTTAACAAACAATGGCCCAAGGCCCAGTTGCACATTTATGGGTCATGTGCAAATTCTTTTGGGGTTTCCAATAGTGACATTGATATCTGCCTTGCAATTGATGATGCTGACCTGAGCAAATCTGATATTTTGTTGAAGTTAGCTGATATTCTTCAATCTGATAATCTTCAAAATGTGCAG GCACTGACACATGCTAGGGTTCCTATAGTCAAGCTGATGGATCCAATATCAGGAATCTCTTGTGACATATGTGTCAATAACCTTTTGGCTGTTGTTAACACAAAGTTGCTAAGAGATTATGCTAAAATAGATGACAGATTGCGCCAACTAGCCTTTATTGTGAAGCACTGGGCCAAATCAAGGCGTGTCAATGAGACATATCGTGGAACTCTTTCTAGCTATGC GTATGTGCTTATGTGTATTTACTTCTTGCAACAGCGCAAACCTGCGATCCTTCCTTGTTTGCAG CAAATGGAAGCAACTTATGCCATAACTGTAGATAATACAACGTGTGCTTTCTTTGACCAAGTTGAAAGGCTCCGTGATTTTGGTGCACATAACAAGGAAAGCATAGCTTATTTGCTTTGGGCGTTCTTTCACTATTGGGCATATTGTCATGATTACACAAACGATGTTATTTCAATTCGCACTGGAGGCATTATCAG CAAGAGATTGAAAGATTGGACAAGGCGCATCGGCAATGATCGTCATCTCATCTGCATAGAGGACCCCTTCGAGATCGAGCACGATCTTGGTCGTGTTGTTGACAAGTTCAGCATCAAAATTCTGAGGGAAGAGTTCGAGCGTGCAGCCGATATTCTTCAGTTTGATCCAAACCCTTGTGTTACTCTTTTTGAGCCATATATTCCACCTAGTTTACCTCAGGAGCAGGTTCATCCAGAATTGGATGAATAG
- the LOC120268765 gene encoding probable carboxylesterase 8, with the protein MGEVGARAENPRPKSTSLFLQIVEHLDGTISRPIVPISPPSSDPSNTQSQTLSKDLPLNPIHGTSLRLYCPNHPPSHKLPIIIFFHGGGFVAFNASTVFYHEECEQMAAELPAIVVSLDYRLAPEHRLPAAYDDAVEALSWVWDQAKGGGDPWIINHGDFSRCYLMGSSSGGNMAYYAGIRAMDLDLHPIVLAGVILNQPYLGGEKRTSSEMASEEDPVLPLRANETMWRLALPKGADRDHEFCNVVKAVAGRRIRLPRCLILGFDGDPLIDRQREFASVLKEGGVNVVARVGGEGFHAAELFVPAKAAALIGELREFISNGFDADAA; encoded by the coding sequence ATGGGCGAGGTCGGAGCGCGCGCCGAGAATCCTCGGCCAAAGAGCACCAGCCTATTCTTGCAAATCGTCGAACACCTTGACGGCACTATCTCCCGCCCCATCGTCCCAATCTCCCCTCCTTCTTCCGATCCCTCCAACACTCAATCCCAAACCCTCTCCAAAGATCTCCCTCTCAACCCCATCCATGGCACCTCACTGCGCCTCTACTGCCCTAATCATCCCCCTTCCCATAAGCTCccaatcatcatcttcttccatgGCGGTGGCTTCGTCGCCTTCAACGCATCCACTGTGTTTTACCACGAGGAGTGCGAGCAAATGGCGGCCGAGCTCCCAGCTATTGTTGTTTCCCTGGATTACCGGCTTGCTCCGGAGCATCGGCTCCCGGCGGCGTATGATGACGCCGTGGAAGCGTTGAGCTGGGTCTGGGATCAAGCTAAAGGAGGCGGAGATCCATGGATCATTAACCATGGGGACTTCTCTCGTTGCTACTTGATGGGCAGTAGCTCCGGCGGGAACATGGCGTACTATGCCGGGATTCGCGCCATGGATTTAGATCTCCATCCGATTGTGCTCGCCGGTGTCATCCTCAACCAACCCTATTTGGGCGGCGAGAAGAGGACCTCATCGGAGATGGCATCAGAGGAGGACCCAGTCCTTCCACTCCGCGCCAACGAGACCATGTGGCGGCTGGCGTTGCCGAAGGGGGCAGATCGTGACCACGAGTTCTGCAACGTCGTCAAGGCGGTGGCCGGGCGGAGGATCCGGCTGCCGAGATGCCTCATCTTGGGATTCGATGGCGATCCTCTGATCGATCGGCAGAGGGAGTTCGCGAGTGTGTTGAAAGAGGGCGGAGTGAACGTGGTGGCAAGGGTAGGTGGAGAAGGGTTCCACGCCGCCGAGCTCTTCGTTCCGGCGAAGGCGGCGGCGCTGATCGGCGAGCTCCGGGAGTTCATCTCTAATGGCTTTGATGCTGATGCTGCGTAG
- the LOC120252325 gene encoding histone deacetylase complex subunit SAP18 codes for MAGVAEPQNRQARPMPPPQSRGPPPPARPRSEPVDREKTCPLLLRVFTKVGGHHPQEDFAVRGKEPKDEVQIYTWKDATLRELTDLVKEVAPAARRRDAKLSFAFVYPDKNGHFVVRPVGMTHSHGNGRRMDDHQTLADLSFQIGDYLSVAII; via the exons ATGGCAGGAGTTGCTGAACCACAAAATCGACAGGCACGGCCAATGCCCCCTCCCCAGTCCAGAGGTCCTCCCCCACCTGCTCGTCCTCGGTCTGAACCTGTTGACCGGGAAAAG ACTTGTCCTCTGCTTCTTCGAGTCTTCACTAAG GTTGGTGGGCATCATCCCCAAGAAGACTTCGCTGTGAGAGGTAAGGAGCCCAAAGATGAGGTCCAGATATATACATGGAAGGATGCTACACTTCGTGAACTGACGGACTTG GTAAAAGAGGTTGCTCCTGCTGCAAGAAGAAGAGATGCCAAACTGTCATTTGCATTTGTCTACCCTGATAAGAATGGCCATTTTGTTGTAAGACCG GTAGGCATGACCCATTCACATGGCAATGGGAGACGGATGGATGATCACCAGACGCTCGCTGATCTCAGCTTTCAG ATTGGAGATTACTTAAGTGTTGCTATCATCTAG
- the LOC120263601 gene encoding polygalacturonate 4-alpha-galacturonosyltransferase isoform X2, protein MKGAMDVSNKKVLDWREQLALESMKSVLTKEVIDSISASKNELGPWSLDLFRRNHVSSSWIIEGLDDQQKNASSIDSSQTASDAEQKTSLTKSEKNTSAGDFKRTDEGKQDDTDGHQPVDTPAKLARRQLREKRREKRAMELVQQDEEALIRLENAAIERSKSVDSAVLGKYSIWRRDNENENPDSTVRLMRDQMIMARVYSIIAKTRNKHDLYQELQTRLKECQRAVGEANADADLHHSAPERMKAMGQALSKARQELYDCKAVTQRLRTMLQSADEQVRSLKKQSTFLSQLAAKTIPNGIHCLSMRLTIAYYLLPPEKRKFPRSENLENPNLYHYALFSDNVLAASVVVNSTIMNAKEPEKHVFHLVTDKLNYGAMNMWFLLNPPGKATIHVENVDDFKWLNSSYCPVLRQLESAAMKEYYFKADHPTTLSAGSSNLKYRNPKYLSMLNHLRFYLPEVYPKLDKILFLDDDIVVQKDLTPLWLVDLKGKVNGAVETCGESFHRFDKYLNFSNPHIARNFDPNACGWAYGMNMFDLKEWKRKDITGIYHRWQNLNEDRVLWKLGTLPPGLLTFYKLTHPLDKSWHVLGLGYNPSIDRSEIDNAAVVHYNGNMKPWLELAMTRYRHYWTKYIKYDHPYIRNCNLND, encoded by the exons ATG AAAGGAGCTATGGATGTGTCAAATAAAAAG GTTTTAGACTGGAGGGAACAGTTGGCGCTGGAAAGCATGAAATCTGTTTTGACTAAAGAG GTGATTGATTCAATTTCTGCAAGCAAAAATGAATTGGGACCATGGAGTCTAGATCTTTTCCGGAGAAACCATGTGTCATCTTCATGGATAATTGAAGGGTTAGATGATCAGCAAAAGAATGCATCTTCTATTGAT tCATCTCAAACAGCTTCAGATGCTGAGCAGAAGACCTCATTGaccaaatcagaaaaaaatacatCTGCTGGTGATTTTAAGAGAACAGATGAGGGGAAACAAGATGACACTG ATGGACATCAACCAGTTGATACACCAGCAAAACTAGCTCGAAGG CAATTGAGAGAGAAAAGGCGGGAGAAAAGGGCAATGGAGTTGGTTCAGCAGGATGAGGAGGCATTAATTCGACTTGAAAATGCAGCCATTGAGCGGTCAAAATCTGTGGACTCTGCAGTCCTAGGGAAGTACAGTATTTGGAGGCGAGATAATGAGAATGAAAATCCTGACTCAACAGTTAGACTAATGCGAGACCAAATGATCATGGCTAGGGTCTACTCAATTATTGCTAAGACAAGGAACAAGCATGACCTATATCAGGAACTGCAAACTCGGCTCAAGGAATGTCAACGTGCAGTTGGAGAGGCTAATGCTGATGCTGACCTCCATCATAG TGCACCTGAGAGAATGAAAGCCATGGGTCAAGCGCTATCTAAAGCAAGACAAGAATTGTATGATTGCAAGGCTGTAACTCAGAGGCTCAGAACCATGCTTCAATCTGCCGATGAGCAGGTTAGGAGCTTGAAGAAACAGAGCACATTCCTCAGTCAATTGGCTGCAAAGACAATTCCCAACGGGATCCATTGTTTATCCATGAGACTAACCATAGCCTACTACCTACTTCCTCCAGAGAAAAGGAAATTCCCAAGGAGTGAGAATTTGGAAAATCCAAATCTTTACCATTATGCCCTCTTTTCTGACAATGTCCTGGCTGCATCAGTTGTTGTCAACTCAACCATCATGAATGCTAAA GAGCCAGAGAAACATGTATTCCATTTAGTCACCGATAAGTTGAACTATGGGGCCATGAACATGTGGTTCCTCTTGAACCCGCCTGGAAAGGCAACTATTCATGTAGAAAATGTGGATGACTTCAAGTGGTTGAATTCTTCATATTGTCCAGTTCTGCGACAGTTGGAGTCTGCTGCAATGAAGGAGTACTATTTCAAAGCTGATCATCCTACAACCCTTTCAGCGGGTtcttcaaatttgaaatacCGTAATCCAAAGTATCTTTCAATGCTGAACCATTTGAGGTTCTATCTGCCAGAGGTTTACCCCAAGTTGGATAAAATTCTCTTCCTCGATGATGATATTGTTGTTCAAAAGGATTTGACACCTCTATGGTTAGTTGATCTCAAAGGGAAGGTCAATGGTGCTGTGGAGACCTGTGGGGAAAGTTTCCACCGCTTTGACAAATATCTCAATTTCTCAAATCCTCATATTGCAAGGAATTTTGATCCTAATGCATGCGGTTGGGCATATGGAATGAATATGTTTGACCTGAAAGAGTGGAAGAGGAAGGATATCACAGGGATTTACCACAGGTGGCAGAATTTG AATGAGGACAGAGTACTGTGGAAACTGGGCACACTTCCACCTGGACTGCTGACGTTCTATAAACTAACTCATCCACTGGACAAGTCATGGCATGTGCTTGGACTGGGTTACAATCCGAGCATAGATCGGTCAGAAATAGATAACGCAGCTGTCGTTCACTACAATGGAAACATGAAACCTTGGCTGGAGCTAGCTATGACCAGGTACCGCCATTACTGGACCAAATATATCAAGTATGATCACCCATACATTCGGAACTGCAACCTTAACGACTAG
- the LOC120263601 gene encoding polygalacturonate 4-alpha-galacturonosyltransferase isoform X1: MPQFKRLSSGAGGGVQRARSGGFRPSIILLLLFSFLAALAFIAARSARNDEQKGAMDVSNKKVLDWREQLALESMKSVLTKEVIDSISASKNELGPWSLDLFRRNHVSSSWIIEGLDDQQKNASSIDSSQTASDAEQKTSLTKSEKNTSAGDFKRTDEGKQDDTDGHQPVDTPAKLARRQLREKRREKRAMELVQQDEEALIRLENAAIERSKSVDSAVLGKYSIWRRDNENENPDSTVRLMRDQMIMARVYSIIAKTRNKHDLYQELQTRLKECQRAVGEANADADLHHSAPERMKAMGQALSKARQELYDCKAVTQRLRTMLQSADEQVRSLKKQSTFLSQLAAKTIPNGIHCLSMRLTIAYYLLPPEKRKFPRSENLENPNLYHYALFSDNVLAASVVVNSTIMNAKEPEKHVFHLVTDKLNYGAMNMWFLLNPPGKATIHVENVDDFKWLNSSYCPVLRQLESAAMKEYYFKADHPTTLSAGSSNLKYRNPKYLSMLNHLRFYLPEVYPKLDKILFLDDDIVVQKDLTPLWLVDLKGKVNGAVETCGESFHRFDKYLNFSNPHIARNFDPNACGWAYGMNMFDLKEWKRKDITGIYHRWQNLNEDRVLWKLGTLPPGLLTFYKLTHPLDKSWHVLGLGYNPSIDRSEIDNAAVVHYNGNMKPWLELAMTRYRHYWTKYIKYDHPYIRNCNLND, from the exons ATGCCGCAATTCAAGCGGCTATCCTCCGGCGCCGGGGGAGGAGTCCAGCGGGCTCGATCCGGTGGTTTCCGGCCGTCtatcatccttcttcttctcttctccttcctcGCTGCCTTGGCCTTCATCGCCGCCCGGAGTGCTCGGAACGATG AACAGAAAGGAGCTATGGATGTGTCAAATAAAAAG GTTTTAGACTGGAGGGAACAGTTGGCGCTGGAAAGCATGAAATCTGTTTTGACTAAAGAG GTGATTGATTCAATTTCTGCAAGCAAAAATGAATTGGGACCATGGAGTCTAGATCTTTTCCGGAGAAACCATGTGTCATCTTCATGGATAATTGAAGGGTTAGATGATCAGCAAAAGAATGCATCTTCTATTGAT tCATCTCAAACAGCTTCAGATGCTGAGCAGAAGACCTCATTGaccaaatcagaaaaaaatacatCTGCTGGTGATTTTAAGAGAACAGATGAGGGGAAACAAGATGACACTG ATGGACATCAACCAGTTGATACACCAGCAAAACTAGCTCGAAGG CAATTGAGAGAGAAAAGGCGGGAGAAAAGGGCAATGGAGTTGGTTCAGCAGGATGAGGAGGCATTAATTCGACTTGAAAATGCAGCCATTGAGCGGTCAAAATCTGTGGACTCTGCAGTCCTAGGGAAGTACAGTATTTGGAGGCGAGATAATGAGAATGAAAATCCTGACTCAACAGTTAGACTAATGCGAGACCAAATGATCATGGCTAGGGTCTACTCAATTATTGCTAAGACAAGGAACAAGCATGACCTATATCAGGAACTGCAAACTCGGCTCAAGGAATGTCAACGTGCAGTTGGAGAGGCTAATGCTGATGCTGACCTCCATCATAG TGCACCTGAGAGAATGAAAGCCATGGGTCAAGCGCTATCTAAAGCAAGACAAGAATTGTATGATTGCAAGGCTGTAACTCAGAGGCTCAGAACCATGCTTCAATCTGCCGATGAGCAGGTTAGGAGCTTGAAGAAACAGAGCACATTCCTCAGTCAATTGGCTGCAAAGACAATTCCCAACGGGATCCATTGTTTATCCATGAGACTAACCATAGCCTACTACCTACTTCCTCCAGAGAAAAGGAAATTCCCAAGGAGTGAGAATTTGGAAAATCCAAATCTTTACCATTATGCCCTCTTTTCTGACAATGTCCTGGCTGCATCAGTTGTTGTCAACTCAACCATCATGAATGCTAAA GAGCCAGAGAAACATGTATTCCATTTAGTCACCGATAAGTTGAACTATGGGGCCATGAACATGTGGTTCCTCTTGAACCCGCCTGGAAAGGCAACTATTCATGTAGAAAATGTGGATGACTTCAAGTGGTTGAATTCTTCATATTGTCCAGTTCTGCGACAGTTGGAGTCTGCTGCAATGAAGGAGTACTATTTCAAAGCTGATCATCCTACAACCCTTTCAGCGGGTtcttcaaatttgaaatacCGTAATCCAAAGTATCTTTCAATGCTGAACCATTTGAGGTTCTATCTGCCAGAGGTTTACCCCAAGTTGGATAAAATTCTCTTCCTCGATGATGATATTGTTGTTCAAAAGGATTTGACACCTCTATGGTTAGTTGATCTCAAAGGGAAGGTCAATGGTGCTGTGGAGACCTGTGGGGAAAGTTTCCACCGCTTTGACAAATATCTCAATTTCTCAAATCCTCATATTGCAAGGAATTTTGATCCTAATGCATGCGGTTGGGCATATGGAATGAATATGTTTGACCTGAAAGAGTGGAAGAGGAAGGATATCACAGGGATTTACCACAGGTGGCAGAATTTG AATGAGGACAGAGTACTGTGGAAACTGGGCACACTTCCACCTGGACTGCTGACGTTCTATAAACTAACTCATCCACTGGACAAGTCATGGCATGTGCTTGGACTGGGTTACAATCCGAGCATAGATCGGTCAGAAATAGATAACGCAGCTGTCGTTCACTACAATGGAAACATGAAACCTTGGCTGGAGCTAGCTATGACCAGGTACCGCCATTACTGGACCAAATATATCAAGTATGATCACCCATACATTCGGAACTGCAACCTTAACGACTAG
- the LOC120263616 gene encoding lysophospholipid acyltransferase LPEAT2: MASDLRARLLPENGEVVIDVEGRAETNGVGEYHTRSFSNPFDFVGAAPLVDLRLPSTIDPFRNHTPGFGGVYEWIKMVVCVPIAILRLVLFGISISIGFLATKLALEGWKDRQNPMPKWRCRLMWVTRFCSRCILFSFGYHWIKRIGKPASRDIAPIVVSNHISYIDPIFFFYELFPTIVASESHDSLPFVGTIIRAMQVIYVDRFSAPSRRQAVNEIKRKASCNGFPRVLLFPEGTTTNGRALISFQLGAFIPGFPVQPVIVRYPHVHFDQSWGNISLAKLMFRMFLQFHNFMEVEYLPIVLPQEKKHETVAQFAQRTSYAMASALNVVQTSHSYVDGMLLTRASELMKENCSNYMVEMAWADNLFQISTSDAMEFLDQFLAMDPDSNGCVQKHDFLICLGLEKSPLGEKIFSYFDVEKKNSITFRQFLLGSANIRKQPLFHEVCNTAFSKCDYEETGFISAEQLTHFLRSSCLGTIEQTFARLLNFFDIDNDGPVTRAKFMEGLWKYPILVAFFTCDPN; this comes from the exons ATGGCCTCCGATCTCCGCGCTCGGCTGCTCCCGGAGAACGGCGAAGTCGTCATCGACGTCGAGGGTCGGGCCGAGACCAACGGCGTGGGTGAGTACCACACGCGGAGCTTCAGTAACCCCTTTGATTTCGTCGGAGCGGCGCCGCTTGTCGACCTACGGCTGCCGAGCACCATTGACCCGTTCCGGAACCACACGCCGGGGTTTGGTGGCGTCTACGAGTGGATCAAGATGGTGGTTTGTGTTCCGATAGCGATTTTGCGGCTGGTGCTGTTCGGGATCTCGATTTCGATTGGGTTCTTGGCGACCAAGCTGGCTTTGGAGGGGTGGAAGGATAGGCAGAACCCGATGCCGAAGTGGCGGTGTCGTCTGATGTGGGTTACTCGGTTTTGTTCCCGATGTATCCTCTTTTCATTCGG CTATCACTGGATTAAGCGAATTGGAAAACCTGCATCACGTGATATTGCACCAATTGTTGTCTCAAATCACATCTCCTACATTGATCCGATATTCTTTTTCTATGAATTATTTCCAACCATTGTTGCCTCAGAGTCACATGATTCTTTACCCTTCGTTGGAACTATTATCAGAGCAATGCAG GTCATTTATGTCGATAGGTTCTCTGCGCCCTCAAGAAGACAGGCTGTCAATGAAATAAAG CGGAAAGCTTCATGCAATGGGTTTCCTCGTGTTCTGTTGTTTCCTGAGGgtacaactacaaatggcaggGCCCTCATTTCATTTCAACTTGGTGCATTTATTCCTGGCTTTCCAGTTCAGCCTGTCATTGTTCGTTATCCTCATGTACATTTTGACCAATCATG GGGAAACATTTCGTTGGCAAAGCTCATGTTCAGAATGTTCTTGCAGTTTCATAACTTTATGGAG gTGGAATATCTTCCGATTGTTCTTCCACAAGAGAAAAAGCATGAAACTGTGGCCCAATTTGCCCAACGG ACAAGCTATGCTATGGCAAGCGCTCTTAATGTTGTACAAACATCTCATTCTTATGTAGATGGAATGCTTCTCACTAGAGCATCAGAACTTATGAAG GAAAATTGTTCAAATTATATGGTAGAAATGGCATGGGCTGATAAT TTATTCCAAATAAGCACATCTGATGCAATGGAGTTTTTGGACCAGTTTCTTGCTATGGACCCAGATTCCAA TGGATGTGTTCAAAAACATGACTTCTTGATCTGTTTGGGATTGGAGAAAAGTCCACTTGGTGAAAAG ATATTCAGCTACTTTGATGTGGAGAAGAAGAACTCCATAACATTTCGGCAG TTCTTGCTTGGATCAGCAAATATCAGGAAACAGCCATTATTTCATGAGGTCTGCAACACAGCTTTTAGTAAATGTGATTATGAAGAAACTGGTTTTATTTCTGCAGAACAG CTTACACACTTTCTTCGATCGTCCTGTCTGGGCACAATTGAACAAACA TTTGCGCGGCTATTGAATTTCTTCGACATTGACAATGATGGACCTGTGACGAGAGCCAAGTTTATGGAAGGTCTTTGGAAATACCCTATACTGGTTGCATTTTTCACTTGCGACCCGAATTGA
- the LOC120262304 gene encoding protein STAY-GREEN homolog, chloroplastic-like yields the protein MGLTSVMCHLTSYSEMMKARCSSLIYGNKKPKRITSTSTMARLFGPSNFEESKLKVLFVGIHDKKNKNKKTSSSILPRTYTLTHSDVTSHLTLAISNTIHHPQLQGWYHWLQRDEVVAEWKKVRDKMSLHVHCHVSGGHILLELFAPLRFYIFSKELPVVLKAFIHGDENFFSTYPELEHAPVWIHFHSNIPEFNRVEHWGTLQEAATINLTC from the exons ATGGGATTAACATCAGTTATGTGCCACCTTACATCATACTCAGAGATGATGAAAGCAAGGTGCTCTTCATTGATCTATGGGAATAAGAAGCCAAAAAGAATTACTTCTACAAGCACA ATGGCGAGGCTGTTCGGCCCTTCAAACTTTGAAGAATCTAAACTTAAGGTCTTGTTCGTTGGCATCCATGAcaagaagaataagaataagaagaccAGCAGTAGTATTCTCCCAAGAACATACACTCTCACTCACAGCGATGTCACTTCTCATCTCACCCTCGCCATTTCCAACACCATCCATCACCCTCAG TTACAGGGATGGTACCACTGGTTACAAAGAGATGAAGTAGTAGCCGAATGGAAAAAAGTCAGAGACAAAATGTCACTGCATGTACATTGTCATGTTAGCGGCGGTCACATCCTCCTCGAACTCTTCGCCCCTCTTCGGTTTTACATTTTCTCCAAAGAATTACCTGTAGTTCTCAAGGCCTTCATTCATGgagatgaaaatttttttagcacATATCCTGAGCTAGAACATGCTCCAGTGTGGATTCATTTCCATTCCAACATACCGGAATTCAATCGTGTTGAACATTGGGGTACTCTTCAAGAAGCAGCTACCATTAATTTGACGTGCTAA